One part of the Tolypothrix sp. NIES-4075 genome encodes these proteins:
- a CDS encoding MarC family protein — MDISVFVKTFVAVFVLADAVGNIPIVLVLTKGMEPQQRNKVIDKGVVIAIAVLLVFAFGGQFILSYLDVSMGSLRIAGGLLLLLIALQMLQGELDTPVLDQERDIAITPLALPLLAGPGTLTTVMLLMSSAANPNLSVTLGIFSAMFVTWFILRFCNYIDKWIGAEGEVIITQLLGFLLAALAIEIGSAGIKELFLS, encoded by the coding sequence GTGGATATTTCTGTTTTCGTTAAAACCTTTGTTGCTGTGTTTGTTCTTGCGGATGCAGTGGGTAATATACCGATAGTTTTAGTTCTGACTAAGGGGATGGAACCGCAGCAAAGAAACAAAGTAATAGATAAAGGAGTAGTGATAGCGATCGCTGTTCTTTTGGTCTTTGCTTTTGGCGGTCAATTCATTTTAAGTTATTTAGATGTCAGCATGGGGTCTTTGCGGATAGCTGGGGGACTGTTGCTGCTATTAATCGCTTTACAAATGCTACAGGGAGAATTAGATACTCCTGTACTCGACCAAGAGAGAGATATCGCAATTACACCGCTAGCTTTGCCATTGTTAGCCGGACCCGGTACGCTGACGACGGTAATGCTGTTAATGTCGTCAGCTGCCAATCCTAATTTAAGCGTGACGCTGGGTATTTTTTCAGCAATGTTTGTTACTTGGTTTATTTTGCGCTTCTGTAATTATATTGATAAGTGGATTGGTGCAGAAGGTGAGGTGATTATTACTCAGCTTTTGGGTTTTCTGTTGGCAGCATTGGCGATAGAAATTGGTAGTGCGGGGATTAAGGAGTTGTTTCTGAGTTAG
- a CDS encoding pentapeptide repeat-containing protein, with protein sequence MSHLPQVWKRLITYLQGTELQQMPTTTSVEAEVILPLEKNIKEQNKSIEFSQKNLHAFIFPEQLQKRLEEWAKAGSGLSFNNSDRQLHEQIYNILGNATLTKELVEPAINLLTTSQEFRPMLLFQRLENFYRRWCQGEFIDAAPDDNLPQKKMLQLQAQNIIVGLRQVDIQTGLNVMILLLELHRYAQTKDDLKQKINFYPSSQPGQENFFTSQLLRIISYSDAIEIGNFSNIVGEFLRGGNFSGAYLGDANLTGANFSQANLKNTYLGDANLTGVNFSNANLKGANLGDANLSGANLSNANLSGVDLSSANLSGANLSGTNLSRADLSSADLSSTNLSNANLSSANLSSSNLKDADLNRANLCDAILFGANLSEANLKGVNLNHADLCRADLSGADLSNAKLNGTNLSDTILFSTNLSNAILVAADLSYAKLNGAKLNHANLSSVMFLGADLSDTDLSGVTLNQADLSGVTLNDADLSGADLSEAVLFGTDFSGANLSSANLSGSNLSGAIFSSANLSNSNLSYAILGNTDLSDANLEQLTWNENQYWQGVRGLDTAVNVPQELKQQLGLS encoded by the coding sequence ATGTCACATTTGCCTCAAGTCTGGAAGCGTTTGATAACTTATCTTCAGGGGACGGAGTTACAACAGATGCCAACGACAACATCTGTGGAAGCCGAAGTAATTTTACCTCTAGAAAAGAATATAAAAGAACAAAATAAAAGTATTGAGTTTTCGCAAAAGAATTTGCACGCATTTATATTTCCGGAACAGCTGCAAAAAAGGTTAGAAGAATGGGCAAAAGCAGGTAGTGGTTTGAGCTTTAATAATAGCGATCGCCAACTACACGAGCAGATTTACAATATCTTAGGCAACGCCACGCTGACTAAAGAATTAGTCGAACCAGCAATCAACTTGCTGACTACCAGTCAAGAATTTCGACCTATGCTGCTTTTCCAGCGTTTAGAAAATTTTTATCGCCGGTGGTGTCAGGGAGAATTTATCGATGCTGCACCTGATGATAACTTGCCTCAGAAAAAAATGTTGCAGTTGCAAGCACAAAACATTATCGTCGGACTGCGACAGGTAGACATACAGACCGGACTAAACGTGATGATTTTGCTTTTAGAATTACACCGTTATGCTCAAACAAAAGACGACTTAAAGCAAAAAATTAACTTTTATCCATCTTCCCAACCAGGTCAAGAAAATTTTTTCACATCTCAACTACTGCGAATTATTAGCTATAGCGATGCGATTGAAATTGGCAATTTTAGCAACATAGTCGGGGAATTTCTGCGAGGTGGCAACTTTAGCGGTGCTTACCTTGGCGATGCTAACTTAACTGGCGCTAACTTCAGCCAAGCCAACCTGAAAAACACTTACCTCGGTGATGCCAACTTAACTGGTGTCAACTTTAGCAACGCTAACCTCAAAGGTGCTAACCTCGGCGATGCCAACCTCAGCGGCGCCAACCTCAGCAATGCGAACCTGAGCGGTGTTGACCTCAGCAGCGCAAACCTCAGCGGTGCAAACCTCAGTGGTACCAACCTCAGCCGCGCTGACCTGAGTAGCGCTGACCTCAGCAGCACCAACCTCAGCAATGCTAACCTCAGTAGCGCCAACCTTAGCAGCAGCAACCTTAAGGATGCTGACCTCAACCGCGCTAACCTTTGTGACGCTATCCTCTTTGGTGCGAACCTCAGCGAAGCCAACCTGAAAGGTGTCAACCTCAACCATGCCGACCTTTGCCGCGCTGACCTCAGCGGTGCTGACCTGAGTAACGCCAAACTCAACGGCACCAACCTCAGCGACACAATTCTTTTCAGCACCAACCTCAGCAACGCCATCCTCGTGGCTGCTGACCTCAGCTATGCCAAACTCAACGGTGCCAAGCTAAATCATGCCAACCTAAGCAGCGTCATGTTCTTAGGTGCTGACCTCAGCGACACCGATTTGAGTGGAGTGACTCTCAACCAAGCTGATTTGAGTGGAGTGACTCTCAACGATGCTGACCTCAGTGGTGCCGATCTCAGTGAGGCTGTACTCTTTGGTACAGACTTCAGCGGTGCCAACCTCAGCAGCGCCAACCTCAGTGGTAGCAACCTCAGCGGTGCTATTTTCAGCAGCGCCAACCTCAGTAATAGCAACCTCAGCTACGCCATTCTGGGCAATACCGACCTCAGCGACGCTAATTTAGAACAATTGACTTGGAATGAAAATCAATACTGGCAAGGTGTGCGCGGGTTAGATACAGCAGTTAACGTGCCACAGGAGTTAAAGCAGCAATTGGGATTAAGTTAA
- a CDS encoding plastocyanin/azurin family copper-binding protein, whose product MSKPMKTSIKFFFLTAVVSLLWACGNDTAQTTPANSPTATNSAQTTSTNSPNSTNSASTKIQVTATEMKFQLSQSTVPAGTVEFETTNKGKIPHEMVVIKTDLPLDKLPLEGDKLDEDKAGKEIGEIEEDDLKSGVTKTLKVNLTPGKYLIVCNLPGHFKAGMRTFLTVQ is encoded by the coding sequence ATGTCTAAACCAATGAAAACTTCAATTAAGTTTTTTTTCCTTACTGCTGTTGTTTCGCTGCTTTGGGCATGTGGTAATGACACCGCACAAACAACTCCCGCTAATTCCCCAACCGCTACAAACTCAGCACAAACAACTTCAACCAATTCCCCAAATTCTACAAACTCCGCTAGCACTAAAATTCAAGTAACTGCTACAGAGATGAAGTTTCAACTATCTCAGTCAACAGTCCCAGCCGGAACTGTGGAATTTGAAACGACCAACAAAGGTAAAATTCCTCACGAAATGGTAGTGATTAAAACAGACTTACCACTAGATAAGCTACCACTTGAAGGCGATAAGCTTGACGAAGATAAAGCCGGAAAAGAAATTGGTGAGATTGAAGAAGACGACCTCAAAAGCGGTGTCACAAAAACACTCAAAGTTAACTTAACTCCCGGTAAATATCTCATCGTCTGCAACCTACCCGGACACTTCAAAGCCGGAATGAGAACCTTCCTCACCGTCCAATAA
- a CDS encoding carbon-nitrogen hydrolase family protein produces the protein MKSYLAAAIQMISVPNLEKNLAQAEEFIDLAVHQGAELVGLPENFSFMGEEKDKLAQVDAIAKESEIFLKKMAQRYQLTILGGSYPVPVDDTGKVYNTSTLIDPNGQEVAHYQKVHLFDVNVPDGNTYRESSTVMAGSQTPPIYFSEKLGNIGLSVCYDVRFPELYRHLSHKGADILFIPAAFTAFTGKDHWQVLLQARAIENTAYVIAPAQTGVNYARRQTHGHAMIIDPWGTILADAGEKPGVAIAEINPSRLEQVRRQMPSLQHRVFI, from the coding sequence ATGAAGTCATACTTAGCCGCCGCTATTCAAATGATCAGTGTGCCAAATTTGGAAAAAAACTTGGCACAGGCAGAGGAATTTATCGATTTAGCCGTCCATCAAGGTGCGGAATTAGTAGGTTTGCCAGAAAATTTTTCGTTTATGGGCGAAGAAAAGGATAAACTTGCTCAAGTTGATGCGATCGCCAAAGAATCGGAAATATTCCTCAAAAAAATGGCGCAGCGCTATCAACTTACCATTCTCGGCGGCAGCTATCCAGTACCTGTAGATGACACTGGCAAAGTCTACAATACTTCCACACTCATCGACCCCAACGGTCAAGAAGTTGCCCACTACCAAAAGGTACATTTATTTGATGTAAATGTCCCTGACGGCAATACTTATCGCGAGTCCAGTACTGTGATGGCGGGTTCGCAAACACCCCCGATTTATTTTTCTGAAAAACTCGGTAATATCGGACTTTCTGTTTGCTACGATGTCCGCTTTCCCGAACTTTACCGCCATTTATCTCACAAAGGGGCAGATATTCTATTTATTCCGGCTGCTTTCACCGCTTTTACTGGTAAAGATCATTGGCAAGTATTACTGCAAGCGCGTGCAATTGAAAACACCGCTTATGTCATCGCACCGGCGCAAACTGGAGTAAATTACGCTCGTCGTCAAACCCACGGACACGCGATGATTATTGATCCTTGGGGAACGATTTTAGCCGATGCTGGTGAAAAGCCGGGAGTAGCGATCGCCGAAATTAATCCTTCTAGGCTAGAACAAGTTCGCCGTCAAATGCCTAGCTTACAACATCGCGTATTTATTTAG
- the fba gene encoding class II fructose-bisphosphate aldolase (catalyzes the reversible aldol condensation of dihydroxyacetonephosphate and glyceraldehyde 3-phosphate in the Calvin cycle, glycolysis, and/or gluconeogenesis): MALVPMRLLLDHAAENGYGIPAYNVNNMEQIQAIMKAALETDSPVILQASRGARSYAGENFLRHLILAAVETYPQIPITMHQDHGNSPATCYSAIRNGFTSVMMDGSLEEDAKSPASYEYNVNVTREVVKVAHAVGASVEGELGCLGSLESGMGEAEDGHGFEGKLDRDQLLTDPDQAVDFVEQTQVDALAVAIGTSHGAYKFTRKPTGEILAISRIEEIHSRLPNTHLVMHGSSSVPEDLLAIINQYGGAIPETYGVPVEEIQKGIKCGVRKVNIDTDNRLAITAAVREALAANPKEFDPRHFLKPSIKYMQKVCAERYQQFGTSGNASKIKQISLDDFAAKYAKGELNAVTKATAKV; this comes from the coding sequence ATGGCGCTCGTACCAATGCGGCTGCTGTTGGATCACGCGGCTGAAAACGGTTACGGCATCCCGGCGTATAACGTGAACAACATGGAGCAGATTCAGGCAATCATGAAGGCTGCTCTAGAGACAGATAGCCCCGTGATTTTACAAGCTTCTCGTGGCGCTCGTTCTTATGCTGGGGAAAATTTCTTACGCCACTTGATTTTGGCTGCGGTAGAAACCTATCCTCAAATTCCCATTACCATGCACCAAGATCATGGTAACAGCCCTGCAACTTGCTATTCGGCGATTCGTAACGGCTTCACCAGCGTGATGATGGACGGTTCGCTGGAAGAAGATGCTAAATCACCAGCAAGCTATGAGTACAATGTCAACGTCACCCGCGAAGTAGTGAAAGTAGCTCACGCTGTCGGCGCCAGCGTTGAAGGTGAACTCGGTTGCTTGGGTTCTCTCGAATCTGGTATGGGTGAAGCTGAAGATGGTCACGGTTTCGAGGGTAAACTCGACCGAGATCAACTTTTAACTGACCCCGACCAAGCAGTTGACTTTGTAGAGCAAACTCAAGTAGATGCTTTGGCTGTTGCGATTGGTACTAGCCACGGTGCTTACAAGTTTACCCGCAAGCCGACCGGAGAAATTTTAGCAATCAGCCGCATCGAAGAAATTCACAGCCGTTTACCTAACACTCACTTGGTAATGCACGGTTCTTCTTCGGTTCCCGAAGATTTGCTCGCTATCATTAACCAGTATGGCGGTGCAATTCCAGAAACTTACGGTGTACCTGTGGAAGAAATCCAAAAAGGTATCAAGTGCGGTGTACGTAAGGTAAACATCGATACTGATAACCGTTTGGCGATTACTGCTGCTGTGCGTGAGGCTTTGGCTGCAAATCCGAAGGAATTTGACCCCCGTCACTTCCTCAAGCCTTCGATTAAGTATATGCAGAAGGTTTGTGCTGAACGCTATCAGCAATTTGGTACTAGTGGTAACGCTAGCAAGATTAAGCAAATCTCTTTGGATGACTTTGCTGCTAAGTATGCTAAGGGCGAACTTAACGCTGTTACCAAGGCTACTGCTAAGGTTTAA
- a CDS encoding zinc-dependent metalloprotease, whose amino-acid sequence MNRLTFCVILLHGLCLSIASVSAKSPSVNAVVDTFVLHKGTPAYKKTEVTGGEAFSFDTPRYSQKANANLHNKFGLPREKIWVIDGNKHALRQPFIWVVKDNKKAAQQPFLQVGKVPDKPVEKPNTTTKPTKKDELQQFDEVIKDTQKQQGLFTLYRNKDKNKIYLEIKPEQLNKNYLANATLESGLGERGIYSGMPLQDFLFYFERVNNKLHFVVRNVNFRTREGDPQARSLARSFSDSVLYTIPIKSINSQSKTILIDLSDLLLTDLAGVSASLGIPADKDDSYFGNAKAFPQNMEIESILNFTGGGSKDEPVPNFATLPDDRGFTLRVHYSISQLPENNYQPRLADERVGYFITAYQDLSDDDRGDPFVRYINRWKLEKQNPNAAISPPKKPIVFWIDNAVPLEYRDAIKEGVLMWNKAFEKAGFQDAIQVQQMPDNATWDPADIRYNTIRWINTVDGYFALGPSRVNPLTGEILDADILVDASFIRALKKDYRDIVQPNQGESRTSLSAFMQNRLLCANGLEAKDTPNQKPQAEKKLLNRLSKMAGEYDLCYGLEAANQFAIGTTAMSLLQNTPPTSEQVKDYIHQYIRLIIAHEVGHTLGLRHNFRGSTLLPPEEMNNTKITRSKGLTTSVMDYIPPNIAPPGTKQGDYFPNMVGPYDEWAIKYGYTSIPATTPAAEKPALSAIAQQSDKPELSYSTDEDVSDLDPTADAWDNSSNVLLYSEWQLENSRVMWDRLNKRYPLTGDSYSDVTERFSTVLSNYFQNIYYTTKYIGGQSFYRVKGGDSQGRLPFEPVTVEKQRQALATLQQYMFAENALTFSPELLNKLAPSRWRHWGSRTRTGRLDYPIHDLILNMQSMVLRELLSSDRISRLSDIELKSPPGKALTLPELFDTLQNGIWTEVLKPNGKQIKISSLRRGLQQEYLDLLTAMVLRKQPVPEDARTMAWYKLKQLQEKLNGADSKDEYTKAHLLQTRDRIDKVLNAPLQGN is encoded by the coding sequence ATGAACAGATTAACGTTTTGTGTGATTTTGTTGCATGGTTTGTGTCTATCAATAGCAAGCGTTAGTGCCAAGTCACCGTCTGTTAATGCGGTCGTTGATACCTTTGTTTTGCACAAAGGTACACCAGCATATAAGAAGACAGAAGTGACGGGTGGAGAGGCTTTTTCCTTTGACACACCGCGCTACTCCCAGAAAGCGAATGCTAATTTACACAATAAATTTGGACTACCGAGAGAAAAAATATGGGTAATAGATGGTAACAAACACGCTTTGCGTCAGCCTTTTATTTGGGTCGTAAAAGACAATAAAAAAGCCGCACAGCAACCATTTTTACAAGTGGGAAAAGTCCCCGACAAACCGGTTGAAAAGCCTAATACTACCACTAAACCAACTAAAAAGGATGAATTGCAACAATTTGATGAGGTAATTAAAGATACCCAAAAACAACAGGGGCTGTTTACCCTTTACCGTAATAAAGACAAGAATAAAATTTATTTAGAAATTAAACCAGAGCAACTAAATAAAAATTATCTAGCCAATGCAACGCTAGAATCAGGTCTTGGCGAACGCGGTATTTATAGTGGGATGCCTTTGCAAGATTTTTTATTTTACTTTGAACGGGTAAATAATAAGTTGCATTTTGTCGTCCGCAATGTTAATTTTCGCACTCGCGAAGGAGATCCACAAGCGCGATCGCTTGCGCGTTCTTTTAGTGACTCGGTTCTCTACACCATCCCCATCAAAAGCATCAACTCTCAAAGCAAAACGATTCTCATCGACTTAAGCGACTTGTTACTTACCGACTTAGCGGGAGTATCTGCTAGTTTGGGAATTCCCGCTGATAAAGATGATTCCTATTTTGGTAATGCCAAAGCTTTCCCGCAAAATATGGAAATTGAATCGATTTTAAATTTCACCGGCGGCGGGAGTAAGGACGAACCTGTACCAAATTTTGCTACACTACCTGATGACCGTGGCTTTACCCTGCGGGTGCATTACAGTATTTCCCAACTACCAGAAAACAACTATCAACCGCGTTTAGCTGATGAACGTGTTGGCTATTTTATCACCGCTTATCAAGATTTATCTGACGACGATCGCGGCGATCCGTTTGTCCGCTACATCAATCGCTGGAAGTTGGAAAAACAAAATCCCAATGCGGCAATTTCCCCACCGAAAAAACCGATTGTCTTTTGGATTGATAACGCCGTTCCTCTAGAATACCGCGATGCAATCAAAGAAGGCGTTCTCATGTGGAATAAAGCCTTTGAAAAAGCCGGATTCCAAGATGCGATTCAAGTGCAGCAAATGCCCGATAACGCCACTTGGGACCCGGCAGATATCCGCTATAATACCATCCGCTGGATTAACACGGTAGATGGATATTTTGCCCTAGGACCATCTCGCGTTAACCCGCTAACTGGGGAAATTTTAGACGCAGATATTTTAGTAGACGCTAGCTTTATCCGCGCCCTGAAAAAAGATTATCGCGATATTGTTCAACCGAATCAAGGAGAAAGCCGCACTTCTTTATCAGCATTCATGCAAAATCGTTTGCTTTGTGCTAACGGTTTAGAAGCTAAAGATACTCCCAACCAAAAGCCGCAAGCAGAAAAGAAATTGTTAAATCGTTTATCGAAAATGGCAGGTGAGTACGATTTATGCTATGGCTTAGAAGCTGCAAATCAGTTTGCGATTGGGACAACAGCGATGTCACTGTTGCAAAACACACCCCCGACTAGCGAACAAGTAAAAGACTATATCCATCAATATATACGCTTAATTATTGCTCACGAAGTTGGACACACTCTCGGTTTACGTCATAACTTCCGTGGTAGTACTTTACTGCCTCCAGAAGAAATGAACAATACTAAAATCACTCGCAGCAAAGGTTTAACTACCTCGGTGATGGATTATATCCCCCCAAATATCGCACCTCCAGGTACGAAACAGGGAGATTATTTTCCCAATATGGTGGGACCTTATGATGAATGGGCAATTAAATATGGCTACACATCAATTCCAGCAACCACTCCCGCAGCGGAAAAACCCGCGTTGAGTGCGATCGCTCAACAATCTGACAAGCCTGAGTTAAGTTATTCTACAGATGAGGATGTGTCTGACCTCGACCCAACCGCCGATGCTTGGGACAATAGTAGTAATGTGCTGCTTTATTCGGAGTGGCAGTTAGAAAATTCCCGTGTAATGTGGGATAGGCTAAATAAGCGTTATCCTTTAACTGGCGATAGTTATAGTGATGTGACGGAACGCTTTAGTACGGTATTAAGTAACTATTTTCAGAATATTTATTATACTACGAAATACATTGGAGGGCAGTCTTTTTACCGAGTAAAAGGAGGCGATAGTCAAGGTAGATTACCGTTTGAACCAGTAACAGTAGAAAAACAACGGCAAGCGTTAGCGACGTTACAACAGTATATGTTTGCAGAAAATGCGCTCACCTTCTCGCCGGAACTGCTGAATAAATTAGCACCATCGCGGTGGCGACATTGGGGTAGTAGAACTCGTACTGGGCGTTTGGATTATCCCATACACGATTTGATATTAAACATGCAGAGTATGGTGTTGCGAGAATTGCTATCAAGCGATCGCATTTCTCGACTCAGCGACATTGAACTTAAAAGTCCTCCTGGGAAAGCTTTGACTTTGCCAGAACTATTTGATACTTTGCAAAATGGCATCTGGACGGAAGTTCTCAAACCAAACGGCAAACAAATTAAAATTAGTAGTTTGCGCCGAGGCTTGCAACAAGAATATCTCGATTTGTTGACAGCGATGGTATTGCGAAAACAACCAGTCCCCGAAGATGCGCGGACAATGGCATGGTATAAGTTAAAACAATTGCAAGAAAAGCTTAATGGTGCAGATTCAAAAGACGAGTATACGAAAGCGCACTTATTACAAACACGCGATCGTATCGACAAAGTTTTAAATGCCCCATTGCAAGGAAATTAA
- a CDS encoding SGNH/GDSL hydrolase family protein, whose protein sequence is MKVALIIILMVLAALFVMIEVGLRSLFGFGNPPIYIGDEQIGYLLAPNQRTRRFGNRIEINQYSMRSAPIEKTCSPSTLRVLLLGDSIANGGWWTDQDNTISSLMMRSLRAANIGKYQEVEVLNASANSWGPRNELAYLQRFGTFNAQAVVLLINTDDLFATAPTSLPVGRDRNYPDSKPALALVEVFERQIRKQKLIPELKAVQNEKGDRVGINLEAISKIQALTRENNCEFLLVMTPLLREIGKPGSRDYEITARQRLKDFTAAQQITYIDYLPTFNAIKEPKAIYQDHIHLNLQGNQLVREKIELKLLELLGHDTAH, encoded by the coding sequence GTGAAAGTTGCGCTTATAATAATTTTGATGGTATTAGCCGCACTGTTTGTGATGATAGAGGTAGGACTGCGATCGCTCTTTGGTTTTGGCAATCCTCCAATTTACATCGGTGATGAGCAGATTGGTTATTTGTTAGCACCAAACCAGCGTACTCGTCGTTTTGGTAATCGCATTGAAATTAATCAGTATTCTATGCGAAGTGCGCCAATAGAAAAAACTTGTTCGCCCTCAACGCTGCGGGTGCTGCTGTTAGGCGATTCTATCGCCAATGGTGGCTGGTGGACAGACCAAGATAATACAATTTCTAGCTTAATGATGCGTTCTTTGAGAGCGGCAAATATCGGTAAATATCAGGAAGTAGAAGTGCTGAATGCTTCAGCCAACTCTTGGGGACCGAGAAATGAATTAGCGTATTTGCAACGGTTTGGAACTTTCAACGCTCAAGCGGTGGTGTTACTAATTAATACCGATGATTTGTTTGCTACGGCTCCGACATCTTTACCAGTAGGACGCGATCGCAATTATCCAGATAGTAAACCGGCTTTAGCGTTGGTGGAAGTATTTGAACGACAAATACGAAAACAAAAGTTAATTCCAGAATTGAAAGCAGTACAAAATGAGAAAGGCGATCGCGTCGGGATTAATCTTGAAGCAATTAGCAAAATTCAAGCATTGACTCGTGAAAATAACTGTGAATTTCTCTTGGTGATGACTCCCTTACTCCGAGAAATTGGGAAACCAGGTTCACGCGATTATGAAATTACCGCACGTCAACGACTCAAAGATTTTACCGCAGCGCAGCAAATTACTTATATAGATTATCTGCCGACATTCAACGCCATCAAAGAGCCAAAAGCTATATATCAAGACCACATTCACCTTAACTTACAAGGCAACCAGTTAGTAAGAGAGAAAATTGAGCTTAAGCTTCTTGAGTTATTGGGACATGATACAGCACATTAA
- a CDS encoding aldose epimerase family protein, with product MFAIALQEQQYKTYVLTDETTNSQLEVVPERGGIITKWRVNGQEIFYLDAERFTNPELSVRGGNPILFPICGNLPDNTYTFQGKEYSLKQHGFARDLPWDVTNQVTQDKASLTVVLNSNEQTRAVYPFDFELAFTYQMQGNTLEVQQNYTNKSSSPMPFSFGFHPYFAISDKTQLEFEIPSREYQDQKTKEIHSFNGNFDFNRDEIDVAFKQLTSQSASVTDRSRKLKLTLDYDDAFPILVFWTLKGKDFYCLEPWSAARNSINTGEHLTILEPGASYSASIKLTANFF from the coding sequence ATGTTTGCGATCGCACTTCAAGAACAACAATATAAAACCTACGTCCTCACGGATGAAACCACTAATTCTCAGTTAGAGGTTGTACCGGAACGCGGTGGTATCATCACTAAATGGCGCGTCAACGGTCAAGAAATTTTTTACCTGGATGCGGAACGCTTTACTAATCCAGAATTGAGCGTTAGAGGTGGAAATCCGATTTTATTTCCGATCTGCGGCAACTTACCGGATAATACTTACACTTTTCAAGGTAAAGAGTATAGTCTAAAACAACACGGTTTTGCGCGAGATTTACCTTGGGATGTTACCAATCAAGTAACCCAAGATAAAGCTAGCCTGACCGTAGTTCTCAATAGCAACGAGCAAACAAGAGCGGTTTATCCTTTTGACTTTGAACTGGCTTTTACCTACCAGATGCAAGGTAATACTTTAGAAGTTCAGCAGAATTATACAAATAAATCATCTTCACCGATGCCTTTTTCTTTTGGGTTTCATCCGTACTTTGCGATAAGTGATAAAACTCAGCTAGAATTTGAAATTCCTAGTAGAGAGTATCAAGACCAGAAAACCAAGGAAATACACTCTTTTAACGGTAATTTTGACTTCAACCGCGATGAAATTGACGTTGCTTTTAAACAGCTAACGAGTCAATCTGCTAGTGTGACAGACCGCAGCCGAAAGTTAAAACTTACTCTAGATTACGATGATGCTTTTCCGATTTTGGTTTTTTGGACGTTGAAAGGCAAAGATTTCTACTGTCTGGAGCCGTGGAGCGCTGCTCGAAACTCTATCAATACTGGCGAACACCTGACTATACTTGAACCTGGAGCTAGTTATTCTGCATCGATCAAGTTGACAGCAAATTTTTTCTAA